ATTACAAGCTCGGGCAAAGCCAACGTTAGACGTATTAAAGATGCAGTGCACATCTGGAAAGTCGCATTTCAACATTTCTACTGTTCCGTCGGTTGACGCATTGTCGACGACGACGACCGCTATTTCCGAGCTATATTTCTTAATACTCTGCAGGCACTCTTTTAATGCCGCCTGTACGTTCCAACTGACAATAACTATATCCATACTAGAGTGCATGTTTACGTTGTACCACCTGTTTTGCGGCACAAAATGAACGATACCATGCGGGCGAGTAACCAAAAATATTCTCTGAGATGCTCCACAGCATATACGCCCATCGTGGTGCCCACTGACTTATTCCCGGCCTCTCCTCGGATAAACTATAGAGAAGCTGCGGCACACGTACGCCTGCATGACCATTTGCGGCCATGGTGAGCCAAAGGTCCCAATCCTGGAATCGCTTCAGTGACGGATCAAAACCTGGAAATGTGGCACGTCGAATAAGAGCGCTGGTATGAATGTAATTACCTTTCCGCAACTCGGTTTCTGAAAATTCTGGTGGCCTAAATTGCTTTCCGTGCAGTGTGTACCACGCATAGCAATATGCGGCGTCTGAGTTGTTCAATGCGTCCAGTAGCGTGGCCAGCATCGTTGGTGCCAATACCGTATCGGCATCGAGAAACAGTACGTAATCCCCACGAGCGACTTCCGCTCCTCTGTTTCTGGCTACTGGCGCACCAGCATTTCGTTGCTGAAGAATGACGGCAACACCAGTGCCATAAATAGTTGCCGAGATATCCGTAAATACAGTAGCAATTGCGTCAGTCGAACCGTCGTCAATAATTATGACTTCAAAATCCTGCTGTGTTTGCGCCTGTAAACTTTCAAGACAACGCTTAAGCGAAGCCGCGTGATTGTAAACTGGAATAATGACGCTAATCATACCGGGAACAGTTCACGAACCCGGCGCTCAAACACCGCGGCACTAAACTTTTCTTGCACTCTCGTTTGGCCATTGCGCCCCATTCGCTCCCGTTCTGTTTCATTTCCCAAGAGCCGCATAAGTGCTTCCGCCACGGCTGCCGG
Above is a genomic segment from Patescibacteria group bacterium containing:
- a CDS encoding glycosyltransferase family A protein, giving the protein MISVIIPVYNHAASLKRCLESLQAQTQQDFEVIIIDDGSTDAIATVFTDISATIYGTGVAVILQQRNAGAPVARNRGAEVARGDYVLFLDADTVLAPTMLATLLDALNNSDAAYCYAWYTLHGKQFRPPEFSETELRKGNYIHTSALIRRATFPGFDPSLKRFQDWDLWLTMAANGHAGVRVPQLLYSLSEERPGISQWAPRWAYMLWSISENIFGYSPAWYRSFCAAKQVVQRKHAL